Within the Thermoanaerobaculales bacterium genome, the region CTGGTCATGATCGGGCTGCTGGCGAGCCTCGCGCGCGCGTTCTGCTGGGTCGGCCTGTTCTGCTCCTTCGCCCCGCTGACCGATCTCGTCGGCGGTGCGGAAGGACCGCTCGAGGCGGCCGCCGGCAGCCCGCAGCAGGAGATCATGTGCGCCGAGGAGGCGTGGCAGGAGGAGGACGACGAAGGCGATCCGCCTGCGAGGTGACACGTGAAACGTGACACGTGACGGGAAACAGGTCCCCGCCCACCTGGGACGATTGCGGAACGAGGTAGGCGCGCGACTTTCGCGCGCCCCCAAACCGTGGCGCGTATGACGCGACGTTCGCGCGCCCCCAACCTGTCGCGTGAGCGGCGCGCATGAGATGCGCGCCTACGACCTCGGGACCCCTGCTGCTTCCTTGAGCCGCTTCGGCCCGGCGTCGGCGACCTCCTTCGGGCAGCCGCTCTCGAACAGCTTGAAGTTGTCGATGTAGCGCGCCACCAGCGCGTCGTAGCGGCGCCAGTAGTCGTCCTTGTTGCCCCACGAGTTCGAGGGATCGAGCACGTCCTCGGGAACCTCCGGGCAGCTCAGGGGCACCTCGAAGCCGAACAGCCGGTCGCGGCGATAGGCCACGTCGTTGAGCTTGCCCTCGAGAGCGGCGTTGAGCAGGTTGCGGGTGTGGCGGATCGAGATCCGTCGGCCGACGCCCCAGCCGCCGCCGACCCAGCCGGTGTTGACCAGCCAGCACTGGGCGCCGTGGCGGATCATGTTCTCCTTGAGCATCCGGGCGTACTCGAAGGGGTGGTGGACCATGAACGGCGCGCCGAAGCAGGCCGAGAAGGCGATCTCGGGCTCGATGCCGAGGCCGATCTCGGTGCCGGCGATCTTCGAGGTGTAGCCGGAGATGAAGTGGTAGACCGCGCGGTCGGGATCCAGCCGCGCGATCGGCGGCATCACGCCCTGCGCGTCGCAGGTCAGCAGGATGACGTTCTTGGGGTGGCTGTACACCACGCCCTCGGGCACGGTGTTGGGGATGAAGTCGAGGGGATAGGCGGCACGCGTGTTCTCGGTGAAGCGGTCGTCATCGAGGTCGAGCCGGCGCGAGGTCGGGTCCTGCACGACATTCTCGAGGATCGTGCCGAAGCGTCGGGTGGTGGCCCAGATCTGGGGCTCGTGCTCGGACGACAGCCGGATCACCTTGGCGTAGCAGCCGCCCTCGAAGTTGAAGACCCCGGTCGACGACCAGCCGTGCTCGTCGTCGCCGATCAGGCGCCGCCGTGGATCGGCCGAGAGGGTGGTCTTGCCGGTGCCCGAGAGGCCGAAGAACAGGGCCACGTCGCCGCCCGCGCCGACGTTGGCCGAGCAGTGCATCGACAGCACCTCGCGCAGCGGCAGCAGGAAGTTCATGACCGTGAAGATGCTCTTCTTGATCTCGCCGCCGTACATCGAGTTGCAGACCAGCGCCAGCCGCTGCGCGAAGTTGATGATGATCGCGGTGTCGCTGCGGGTGCCGTCGATGCGCGGGTCACAGCGAAAGCTCGGCAGCGCCATCACCGTGAACTCGGGGACGTGGCTCTGGTAGTCGTCGAGAGACGCCGGTTTGATGAACAGGTGGCGGGCGAACAGCGAGTGCCAGGCGTGCTCGGTGATGACCCGGATCGGCATCCGGTACTCCGGGTCGGCGCCGACGAAGCAGTCCTGCACGAACAGCTCCTCATCCTGGAGGAAGGCCTGCACGCGCGCGATCAGCGACGAGTACTTGTCCGGATCGAAGGGCCGGTTGTACTCGCCCCACCAGATCCGGTTCTCGGTCGAGTCCTCGCGCACGATGTACTTGTCCTGGGCGGCGCGCGCCGACCACTTGCCGGTGTTGACCACCAGCGGGCCGCCGTGGGCGAGGTGCCCTTCCTTGCGGAAGGTGGCCTCCTCGACCAGGGCCGCGGCCGGCAGGTTCCAGAACACCCGGTCGAGGTGGATCAGTCCATGGTTGGACAGGTCGAAGCGGCTCTTGAGGTCGCCGGCCTGCGCGGTTCCCGGGGTGTCGAACTCGAGGTACTTCATTTCCAGTCCCTCACCAGCTTGCGCTGACCGATGTAGAGCTCGTTGGGTGAGTTCGGGTCGAGCGCCCACTTCATGCGATCGATGCCTTCGGTGATCTCCTTGATCGAGCCGCAGAAGGAGACCCGCAGGTGGCCCTCGCGGCCGAACTCCTTGCCCGGCACGGTCACCACCTGCACCTTCTCGAGCAGGAACTTCGACAGCTTCTCCGAGCTCTTGCCGTAGTGGCTGAAGTCCGGGAACGAGTAGAAGGTGCCGCCGGGGGCCTCCAGGCGCACGCCGTCGAACGAGCGCAGCTGCTCGATCAGGACGTTTCGGTTGTTCTCGAGGGTCGTGCGCAGGCTGCCAACCGATGACTGGATGCCGTTCAGCGCGCCGACCGCCGCGTGCTGGAGCAGCGCCGACGGCCCGGACGTCTCGTGGCTCTGGATGTTGGTCATCACCTCGATCAGGCGACGGCTTGCCACCGCCCAGCCGATCCGGAAGCCGGTCATCGCGTACTGCTTGCTGACGCCGTTGATCAGGATCAGCTTCGAGTTCTCGGTGCGGTCCTTGGCGTACTGGTAGCAGTTGACCGGCCGCCGGCCGTCGAAGAGCAGCCGGTGGTAGATGTCGTCCATGATCAGGTAGAGGTCGCGGCGCTCGCAGAACTCGACGATGTCGGCGATGAACTGCTCGGGGTAGACGGCGCCCGAGGGGTTGTTGGGGCTGTTGATGATGACCGCCTTGGTGTACGAGCCCGTCACCTGCTCGATGTCCTCGATCCGCGGGATGAAGGAGCCGTCCTCGGGGCTTACCGGCACCGGCACCGCCCCCACCAGCTTGACCATCTCGGGGTAGCTGACCCAGTAGGGGGCCGGGAAGATCACCTCCTGCTGCGGGTCGAGGATGGCATGCAGCGCGCTCATGATCGCCTGCTTGGCGCCGCCGGAGGCCATCACCTGCTCGGGCGCCGGCCGCCAGCCGTAGAAGTCCTCGGTGTAGCGGATGATCGCCTGCTTGAGCGCGGGAATGCCGTCGGGCGGTGTGTAGCGGACCTCGCCCGACGTCAGCAGCGAGGTCGCGGCGAGGATGGCGTCGAGCGGCGGCTTGCCCTTCGGCTCGCCGCCTCCGAGGTGGATCACCGGATCGCCCTTGGCCCGCAGGATCGCGGCCGTCTCGTTGAGCTTGAGCGTGGCGGACTCGCCGATCTGCTTGGCGATGTACGAGATGCTCATGTCGCCTGCCCTGCCTTTCCGGACCCGTCCCACGGAGTGGGGGACAGCTGGCGGCCGATTATCTCAGAGGTTTGTGAAAGTTTCCACTTGCAGGCGCCCCGGGAGCCGGATGGGGCCGCCTCTCGGGCCGCCCGGCCGTTGAGCGGGGGCGTCTCTCCGGAATCCTCGGCGGCAAGCGCCTTTCTCAACTCGACTCGTTCGGTGTACTCTCGTCACGATGCAACGGCTGGGAAGGAACAGCGTCCGCCTCAAGGAGCTGCGGGCGCGGGTGCGGGAGCGGCGGCCGGGCGAGGTCGTGGTGGACGGCCGCCGGGTGATCGGCGACCTGGTCCGGTGGGGGGTGCCGCTGCTCGAGCTCTACGTGGCGGATGGGACCCAGCCGGAGCCGGCGATCGTCGCTGCCGCGCTCGGCGCATGGCAGGTCGAGACGCCACTCTTCGAGGGCCTCGCCCCGACTCGCCATCCGCAGGGCGTGCTGGCGGTGGTGCCGGAGCCGGCCGGCCGGGCCTGGCCGGGCCGCAGCGGCGTCGCGCTGTTTCTCGACGGCCTCCAGGACCCCGGCAACCTGGGCGCCATCGTGCGCTCGGCGGCGGCTCTCGGGGCGTCGGCCGTTCTGCTTTCGGAGGGGTGTGCCGACCCCTTCCACCCGGCAGCGGTCCGCGGATCGGCGGGCGCGGTGTTCCGGGTCGTGCTCGAGCGCGGAGTGGCGGCAGAGCGGGCCATCGGCCGGGTCCGCAGCCGGGGCGGCTCGGCCTGGGCGGCCGACGCCGCAGGCTCGCCCGTGTCGGGGTGGCGGCCGCGCCGGCCGACCCTCCTGCTGCTCGGCGCCGAGGGCGCCGGGCTGAGCGAGGCCGCGCTGGCGGACGTCGACGGCCAGGTGGCCATCCCGCTCGAGCGCGACGTCGAGTCGCTCAACGTCGCGGTCGCGGCCGGGATCCTGCTCCACCACC harbors:
- the pckA gene encoding phosphoenolpyruvate carboxykinase (ATP) — protein: MKYLEFDTPGTAQAGDLKSRFDLSNHGLIHLDRVFWNLPAAALVEEATFRKEGHLAHGGPLVVNTGKWSARAAQDKYIVREDSTENRIWWGEYNRPFDPDKYSSLIARVQAFLQDEELFVQDCFVGADPEYRMPIRVITEHAWHSLFARHLFIKPASLDDYQSHVPEFTVMALPSFRCDPRIDGTRSDTAIIINFAQRLALVCNSMYGGEIKKSIFTVMNFLLPLREVLSMHCSANVGAGGDVALFFGLSGTGKTTLSADPRRRLIGDDEHGWSSTGVFNFEGGCYAKVIRLSSEHEPQIWATTRRFGTILENVVQDPTSRRLDLDDDRFTENTRAAYPLDFIPNTVPEGVVYSHPKNVILLTCDAQGVMPPIARLDPDRAVYHFISGYTSKIAGTEIGLGIEPEIAFSACFGAPFMVHHPFEYARMLKENMIRHGAQCWLVNTGWVGGGWGVGRRISIRHTRNLLNAALEGKLNDVAYRRDRLFGFEVPLSCPEVPEDVLDPSNSWGNKDDYWRRYDALVARYIDNFKLFESGCPKEVADAGPKRLKEAAGVPRS
- a CDS encoding pyridoxal phosphate-dependent aminotransferase; protein product: MSISYIAKQIGESATLKLNETAAILRAKGDPVIHLGGGEPKGKPPLDAILAATSLLTSGEVRYTPPDGIPALKQAIIRYTEDFYGWRPAPEQVMASGGAKQAIMSALHAILDPQQEVIFPAPYWVSYPEMVKLVGAVPVPVSPEDGSFIPRIEDIEQVTGSYTKAVIINSPNNPSGAVYPEQFIADIVEFCERRDLYLIMDDIYHRLLFDGRRPVNCYQYAKDRTENSKLILINGVSKQYAMTGFRIGWAVASRRLIEVMTNIQSHETSGPSALLQHAAVGALNGIQSSVGSLRTTLENNRNVLIEQLRSFDGVRLEAPGGTFYSFPDFSHYGKSSEKLSKFLLEKVQVVTVPGKEFGREGHLRVSFCGSIKEITEGIDRMKWALDPNSPNELYIGQRKLVRDWK
- a CDS encoding RNA methyltransferase, producing MQRLGRNSVRLKELRARVRERRPGEVVVDGRRVIGDLVRWGVPLLELYVADGTQPEPAIVAAALGAWQVETPLFEGLAPTRHPQGVLAVVPEPAGRAWPGRSGVALFLDGLQDPGNLGAIVRSAAALGASAVLLSEGCADPFHPAAVRGSAGAVFRVVLERGVAAERAIGRVRSRGGSAWAADAAGSPVSGWRPRRPTLLLLGAEGAGLSEAALADVDGQVAIPLERDVESLNVAVAAGILLHHLRSA